The genomic window AACGTTTTAAACTCCGTATAATCGCCATAAAACGCCTCATAAATCGTTTCGGTCGTCAACGTAGCGGCAATCGGCAAATAGCCACCTGTAATTCCTTTTGCAACGGTCATGATATCCGGTTTCACGTCTTCATGTTCAATGGCAAATCGTTTTCCCGTTCGTCCAAATCCAGTGGCCACTTCATCGACAATGAATAAGATGTCATAACGGCGGCATAATTGTTCAACTCCTTTTAAATACCCCGCTGGCATAATATGCATGCCGCCCGCTCCTTGAATCATCCCTTCTACAATGATCGCAGCAATTTCTTCATGACGTTCGGCGAGTAACGTTTCTAATGCGTGCAACGCTTCATCGCGCACAACGTTTGGATCGTTGCTCGGATGGCGATAGACGAGCGGAAACGGCGCTTTATAGCTTGTAAACATGAGCGGTTCATATACGGTATGAAAAAGATCAATCGCCCCGACGCTAATGGCGCCGACTGTATCTCCGTGATACCCATTTGTCAATGTGACAAATTTTTGTTTTTTATGTTCTCCGATGTTTCGCCAATATTGAAAGGCGATTTTGAGCGCAATTTCTACAGCTTCCGCTCCGCTATCTGAATAAAACACGCGCGTCAAATGACTTGGCGTCCATTCAATTAATTTTTCTGCCAATGCAATCGCAGGAATATTCGCTGCACCTAAAAGCGTCGAATGGGCAATTTGCTCAAGTTGGGCGCGAATCGCATCATCAATTTCTTTTTTGCGATGTCCATGCACGTTGAGCCAAAGTGATGAATATCCATCATAATACGTTTTTCCGTTCACATCTGTTAAAAAAATTCCTTCCCCGCTTTCAATGACGAGCGGATGTTGTTCATAATCTTTCATTTGCGTAAACGGCAACCATAAGTATGTTTTGCTTTTTTCGACCCACTCGTTCATTGCCACCATTCCTTTCTCCATACAATGTCACTATAAGAAACGTTCGGCATATGTGGAATTTCACCAATCACCGGAACACCTGTCATCGTTTCAATCATCCGTATGTTGTCTTGTTCGATTTCATTTTTCGGTGTAGAAAAGCCGTTCATGATAATGCCAGCAATGCGCAAACGAAACGCTTTCACATATTGTACCGTTAACACCGTATGGTTAATCGTTCCGACGCTCGCTCGCGCAACGATAATGAGCGGAAGCGATAACAATTGAGCTAAATGAGCAACGAGAAATGATTCGTCAACGATCGGAACAGCAATTCCTCCCGCCCCTTCGACAAGCACGAAATCATACGTTTGTTGCAGCTTTTGCATATGCGCCACAATCCGTTCCGGCTCTATAGTTACCCCATCGATTCGAGCAGCTAAATGCGGAGAACAAGGGGTTTTCAATACATATGTACATCCTTCTTCATCGGTGACATCGATGATTTTTCGATACATGTCCACATCAGGTGCAATCCATTTTCCCTCTTTCCATTGCGCTCCGCTTTGAACAGGTTTATAAGCCGTTGCACGTATACGTTTATCGATCAGGGTGCGCAACATACAAGTGGTGACAAATGTTTTCCCTACATCTGTATCTGTACCTGTAATAAAAAATCCTCTCATCCTCTTCCCTCCTTTTTGTTAACTCATATTTTACGATAGTTAACAAAAAGAAACAATAAAAAAAAGCGTCCGAAAGTTATTCGGACACTTTTCCCTCTCTTTTTGCGATACACGCAGCAATTAGATCGCCATGAAAGCGACCGTTTTCAATAAAAATTTCATTCGCGTTATTTCCAGCGGCAATGACACCGGCAATAAAAATACCTTCCACATTCGTTTCCATCGTTTCTGGATGATACATCGGCCGCCCTGTTTCAGCATCGATATGAACGCCCATTTTCTTTAAAAAATGATGATCAGGGTGATATCCTGTCATTGCAAAAACGAAATCGTTTTTGATTGACTTCACTTCATCGCCAACGCGATAAATAACCGCGTCTTCCGTAATTTCTTGCACATGGGCGTTAAATTCCATTTGAATGACCCCTTGGCGTACAAGCGAGTCAAATTCGGGCAAAATCCACGGTTTGATGCTCGAAGAATATTGTGAGCCGCGATATAATACGGTGACGCGCGCCCCTGCTTTCACGAGTTCTAATGCTGCATCGACGCTTGAGTTTTTTCCACCAATGACGACGCAATCTGTATTGTAATAAGGATGTGCTTCTTTAAAATAATGCGTCACTTTCGGCAAATGTTCCCCAGGCACGTTCATATAGTTTGGGTTGTCATAATATCCTGTCGCAATAACGACATACGTTGCTTCGTACGTATCTTTGCTCGTTTCAACGATGAACGTTCCATCCGCTTGCTTCGTGACACGCTCTACTTTTTCAAACGCATGAACGCGAATGTTTTTCCGCGTCACCACTTCACGATAGTAAGCAAGAGCTTGATTCCGTTTCGGCTTTCGATTTTCTGTAATAAACGGCACGCCACCAATTTCTAAACGGTCACTCGAACTAAAAAAAGTTTGATGTGTCGGATAGTGGTATATGGAATTCACGATATTTCCTTTTTCAATGACAAGCGGTGAAAAGTGCGCGTTTTGCAATGCGATCGCAGCAGCTAATCCACACGGTCCTCCACCAACAATAATGATTTGTTCTTTTTTCACTTGACGCTCACCTCAATGAAAAATCTCCTATCATACAATGATAGGAGATTTTTCGCATTCGTGCAAATATTAAATCCAGCCACGGAAACGGCACGCTTCCGCCATTTTCCGCACCCCGACCATATATGCAGCTAAACGCATATCAACGCGACGTGTTTGCGACGTTTCATATACGTTATTGAACGCTTTGACCATCACTTTTTCAAGCTTTTCTTCCACTTCTTCTTCCGTCCAATAATATCCTTGGTTGTTTTGTACCCATTCAAAGTAAGAAACGGTGACTCCACCAGCGCTTGCTAGGACGTCAGGAACAATTAAAATTCCGCGTTCTGTTAAAATTTCTGTCGCTTCTAATGTCGTCGGACCGTTTGCGGCTTCAACGACAATTTTCGCTTTAATGTTGTGCGCATTTTCTTCTGTAATTTGATTTTCAATCGCTGCTGGAACTAAAATGTCACAATCTAATTCAAGCAGCTCTTTATTTGTAATTGTATTTTTAAATAGTTTCGTCACCGTACCAAAGCTGTCGCGACGATCTAATAAGTAATCAATGTCAAGACCGTTTGGATCATATAAACCGCCGTATGCATCAGAAATGCCGATCACTTTTGCTCCCGCATCGTGCATAAATTTCGCTAAATAGCTTCCAGCATTTCCAAATCCTTGCACAACAACACGCGCGCCTTTTAAGTCAATGCCGCGCTTTTTCGCTGCTTCACGAATACAAATCGTAACCCCTTTGGCTGTGGCCGTTTCACGACCGTGTGAACCACCTAATACAAGCGGTTTTCCGGTAATGAATCCCGGTGAGTTAAATTCATCAATGCGGCTATATTCATCCATCATCCACGCCATAATTTGTGAATTTGTAAACACATCGGGCGCAGGAATATCTTTTGTTGGACCGACGATTTGGCTAATGGCGCGAACGTAACCACGACTGAGTCTCTCTAACTCGCGGAATGACATCGTACGAGGATCACATACAATTCCGCCTTTTCCACCACCATACGGTAAATCGACAATGCCACATTTTAAACTCATCCAAATGGAAAGTGCTTTCACTTCGCGTTCTGTTACGTTCGGGTGAAAGCGAATACCCCCTTTAGTTGGACCGACCGCATCGTTATGCTGTGCACGGTAGCCAGTAAACACTTTCACTGAGCCATCGTCCATGCGCACCGGAATTTTCACCGTTAACATGCGCAACGGCTCTTTTAACAGCTCGTATACTTCTTCAGGATATCCGAGCTTTTCAAGCGCTCTATGTATGACGATTTGCGTCGCTCGTAAGACATCATGTTTTTCTTCGTTGGTATGCTTTTCGGCTACCATTTGTAAACCTCCCATGACCTTTTGTAAAATATTGTCCGCCCTTCATGTCATAGTATACACCTTCTATGAGCATATGCAAAGAAGTTTTTATCGATTTTTTGTAATCGTTTTCAAAAAATCGATCATTCACATCATTATACGAAAGCGATATAATGAACGTACCGATAGAAAGGAGCGAAAAAATGAAAAAACGAATTTTATTTTGCTTTGCACATCCGGATGACGAAACGTTTACTGTTGGAGGGTTGCTTGCTTCATTAGCGAAACGTGAAGATGTAGAAACCATTGTATATAGCGCGACGCTTGGCGATGCAGGAAAATGTGGGAATCCACCGGTTTGTACAAAAGAAGAATTACCTCACGTACGTAAAAAAGAATTAGAACAGGCAACAGCTATTTTAGGCGTCGATCATGTCATTACTGGTACATATCCAGATGGAAAGCTGCCTGAATATGAAGAACAACTTGTCGATTCGATTTGTCATATCATTGAACAGTATAAACCGTCCGTTGTCGTTACGTTTCCGCCACACGGCATTTCCGGTCATCGAGACCATCAAGCGATTCAACGGGCAACGTATCAAGCGGTCAAAGCAATGGATCATATCGTAGAACAGCTCTATTACGTGACTGTCGTCGGTCGTCCGGATCGCTACGGTGATCCGATTGAAAACATTGATATCGTCTTCACGTTTACAGATGAAGAAGCAAAAAAAGTGCGGCAAGCGTTGCTTGTGCACCGTACGCAACATTTATCCGTCGAACGTGTATTTCCAACTGTTCATCATGATTCGTTTCATAAGTTTCAAAATCGCGAATACTTCATCCGCGCATGGTCAAAAGAAAGCGAACCACCTTATCCATTTTAAAAATAACCTTCGCTTATACGCGAAGGTTATTTTTTCACAAAGTATTGATATATGTGGGCGATCGCTTCATTTGCGATCAATTTTTTCCCGTACTCTTCGACACGATAAATCGTTAATGTGGACGGACTACCATATTCAGCCAAAATGGCAACAAAGTTATCTGTTTGAATGACAGATTCAGCAAAATGTAAATAAAAGCGTCCTTCATAACTGTAAAGCGAGCCACCATGGCAACCGAGCGAATAGAGACGCGTCGCTAACTGAATGACATCTTCAAACGTTTGAAATTCGAAAAATATATCATCGCTTTCATCTAGCGTGACTTGCATTTCAATATAATCATCGCTAAACTCATCTTCCTCATCTGTCATCTCACCTTCGCTCGTTACGATGACAACCATCCCCTGTGCCGGTAAAGAGTACACTTCCACAGCGACCGACCCGTTAATTTCAAAGCCGAGCTCTTCACTTGCTTCCTCAATCATATCACGAAATAGCTCATGCACTTTGAACGTATCTTTCCATAAATCTTCTTTCGTTAAACCGCGCTCGACTAAATCGTCAAATGTGAGGAATATTTTAATTTTATTGTAGTTTAAGCGTTCAAGCCGCATAAACATCCCTCCTTACCTACACAGACTTTACTGTTAGCATATGACGAACGCATAAAAACGTTCGTCATATTACTAATGAGTTTACATCGTTTTCTCCCTTTTAGACAAGTATTTTTCATTCGATTTTAGCCATTCGTCCCATTGTTCTTTTGATTGTCCGAGAAAATGAGCACCGTACGTTTTTTTCATTTGTTCATCCACTTCATCAAATGCCCGTCCACCTACTCCAATACGAATGGATGGATACGTTTGTTTCAATTGATCGACAAGTTGTAGCGTCGCCTGTACGTTTTGTTGTAACGTACACGATAAGAATATATAAGATGGCTTCACTTCATCAATGACAATAGGTAAATCATGTTGGTCAATACTTGCCCCTAAATAAATCGTCTCGTACCCTCTTCGACGCAAATATAAGGTGAAAATGAGCAGCCCAAGTTCATGCCATTCGTTCGGTCCACAGACAGAAATCGTCTTCGGCAGCAAGCGGTTTACCGGTAACATCGAAAACGCCATTCCAATTCTTGAACGTAAAAAAGCAGAGGCGAAATGTTCATGTGCACTCGTAATTTTTCCGTTTTCCCATAAGTCCCCGATTCGTACAAGAAGCGGACTTAATATATCGAGTGCCACTTTTTCAACCGTATATAAGCTAAACGCCTCATTTAGCAATTCATGCGCTGTCCACTCTTCAAACGATAAAAGTGCTTGCAACAAACGTTCGCGAAGCCCTGTCACATGATCTTCTGCTTGCACGCGCACTTCTGAAGGTTGTTGTTCTAAAAGAGAGACGGCTTGACTAATCGTAAAACCTTGATTCACTTTATCAACAAGCCATTTTAATATTTGGACTTGTTCCTCCGTATATAGCCGATGCCCAGCTTCGTTACGCGGTGGAGCGATGATTTGATAGCGACGCTCCCATGCTCGCAATGTCCCAGGCTGAATCCCTAACATGTTTGATACCGCTTTAACATTATATTTTCCTTCTTGCGTTGACATATAAAATCCTCCATCTTTCGCATCATTCTGTCAACATTATAGCGAACAGGAGGGAGGTGTGTAAAATTTGTATAAGTTTTGCTTAACTTTTATGTTCTAATTCGATCAGA from Anoxybacillus gonensis includes these protein-coding regions:
- a CDS encoding Glu/Leu/Phe/Val family dehydrogenase translates to MVAEKHTNEEKHDVLRATQIVIHRALEKLGYPEEVYELLKEPLRMLTVKIPVRMDDGSVKVFTGYRAQHNDAVGPTKGGIRFHPNVTEREVKALSIWMSLKCGIVDLPYGGGKGGIVCDPRTMSFRELERLSRGYVRAISQIVGPTKDIPAPDVFTNSQIMAWMMDEYSRIDEFNSPGFITGKPLVLGGSHGRETATAKGVTICIREAAKKRGIDLKGARVVVQGFGNAGSYLAKFMHDAGAKVIGISDAYGGLYDPNGLDIDYLLDRRDSFGTVTKLFKNTITNKELLELDCDILVPAAIENQITEENAHNIKAKIVVEAANGPTTLEATEILTERGILIVPDVLASAGGVTVSYFEWVQNNQGYYWTEEEVEEKLEKVMVKAFNNVYETSQTRRVDMRLAAYMVGVRKMAEACRFRGWI
- a CDS encoding PIG-L deacetylase family protein → MKKRILFCFAHPDDETFTVGGLLASLAKREDVETIVYSATLGDAGKCGNPPVCTKEELPHVRKKELEQATAILGVDHVITGTYPDGKLPEYEEQLVDSICHIIEQYKPSVVVTFPPHGISGHRDHQAIQRATYQAVKAMDHIVEQLYYVTVVGRPDRYGDPIENIDIVFTFTDEEAKKVRQALLVHRTQHLSVERVFPTVHHDSFHKFQNREYFIRAWSKESEPPYPF
- a CDS encoding YpdA family putative bacillithiol disulfide reductase, with amino-acid sequence MKKEQIIIVGGGPCGLAAAIALQNAHFSPLVIEKGNIVNSIYHYPTHQTFFSSSDRLEIGGVPFITENRKPKRNQALAYYREVVTRKNIRVHAFEKVERVTKQADGTFIVETSKDTYEATYVVIATGYYDNPNYMNVPGEHLPKVTHYFKEAHPYYNTDCVVIGGKNSSVDAALELVKAGARVTVLYRGSQYSSSIKPWILPEFDSLVRQGVIQMEFNAHVQEITEDAVIYRVGDEVKSIKNDFVFAMTGYHPDHHFLKKMGVHIDAETGRPMYHPETMETNVEGIFIAGVIAAGNNANEIFIENGRFHGDLIAACIAKREGKVSE
- a CDS encoding MerR family transcriptional regulator, which codes for MSTQEGKYNVKAVSNMLGIQPGTLRAWERRYQIIAPPRNEAGHRLYTEEQVQILKWLVDKVNQGFTISQAVSLLEQQPSEVRVQAEDHVTGLRERLLQALLSFEEWTAHELLNEAFSLYTVEKVALDILSPLLVRIGDLWENGKITSAHEHFASAFLRSRIGMAFSMLPVNRLLPKTISVCGPNEWHELGLLIFTLYLRRRGYETIYLGASIDQHDLPIVIDEVKPSYIFLSCTLQQNVQATLQLVDQLKQTYPSIRIGVGGRAFDEVDEQMKKTYGAHFLGQSKEQWDEWLKSNEKYLSKREKTM
- a CDS encoding genetic competence negative regulator produces the protein MRLERLNYNKIKIFLTFDDLVERGLTKEDLWKDTFKVHELFRDMIEEASEELGFEINGSVAVEVYSLPAQGMVVIVTSEGEMTDEEDEFSDDYIEMQVTLDESDDIFFEFQTFEDVIQLATRLYSLGCHGGSLYSYEGRFYLHFAESVIQTDNFVAILAEYGSPSTLTIYRVEEYGKKLIANEAIAHIYQYFVKK
- the bioA gene encoding adenosylmethionine--8-amino-7-oxononanoate transaminase, whose translation is MEKGMVAMNEWVEKSKTYLWLPFTQMKDYEQHPLVIESGEGIFLTDVNGKTYYDGYSSLWLNVHGHRKKEIDDAIRAQLEQIAHSTLLGAANIPAIALAEKLIEWTPSHLTRVFYSDSGAEAVEIALKIAFQYWRNIGEHKKQKFVTLTNGYHGDTVGAISVGAIDLFHTVYEPLMFTSYKAPFPLVYRHPSNDPNVVRDEALHALETLLAERHEEIAAIIVEGMIQGAGGMHIMPAGYLKGVEQLCRRYDILFIVDEVATGFGRTGKRFAIEHEDVKPDIMTVAKGITGGYLPIAATLTTETIYEAFYGDYTEFKTFFHGHSYTGNQLGCAAALANIQIFERERLIEQIEQKATFVAEQLASFTELNHVGDVRQLGLMCGIELVRDRHTHEPYPWTERMGYKTTLKMREKGMLTRPLGDVIVFMPPLASTFEQLEAMIAIMKEAIIETTEKRG
- the bioD gene encoding dethiobiotin synthase encodes the protein MRGFFITGTDTDVGKTFVTTCMLRTLIDKRIRATAYKPVQSGAQWKEGKWIAPDVDMYRKIIDVTDEEGCTYVLKTPCSPHLAARIDGVTIEPERIVAHMQKLQQTYDFVLVEGAGGIAVPIVDESFLVAHLAQLLSLPLIIVARASVGTINHTVLTVQYVKAFRLRIAGIIMNGFSTPKNEIEQDNIRMIETMTGVPVIGEIPHMPNVSYSDIVWRKEWWQ